The genomic segment CAACTTCACCGACCTTCGCCGAAGGTCGGGGAGCCACTCTGCCGCCCGAAGAGGAGACTATGCCTGAACCACACCCAAGCCACGACATCACCTTCGAGCGCATCGGTAAAACGTTTGGGACAGTCACCGTCCTGCAGGACGTCAGCTTCACCATCCCCGCGGGAACGGTGCACGCCCTCCTCGGTGAAAACGGCGCCGGCAAGAGCACCCTCATGAAGATCCTCAGCGGGTACCATACCCCCACAACCGGGGAAATTCGCCTGGGCAACCAGCCGGTGCACTTCCAGAGCAGCCGCGACGCCGAACACGTCGGCATCGTCTTGATCCACCAGGAATTCAACCTCGCCGAAGACCTCACGGTGGCGCAGAACATCTACCTGGGCCGTGAACCGGGTGGAAGGCTCATCGACGACAACAGCATGGTTCGGGGCGCACAAGAAGCGCTGAACCGTCTCGGCGTGGCCCTCGATCCCCGCACCCGCGTCCGTGACCTCACCGTTCCTCAGAAGCAACTGGTCGAGATCGCCAAAGCGCTCTCGCGCAACGCCCGCGTCCTGATCATGGACGAACCGACCGCCACCCTCACCACCCGCGAAACGGAAATTCTGTTCAACCTCATTCGCAACCTGCGCGACGAGGGCGTCACCATCCTCTACATCAGCCACAAACTCGACGAAGTCAAAGCCCTCGCGGATCACGTCACCGTACTCCGAGACGGACGGTACATCCTCAGCCAGGACGCCTCCACCCTCACCCCGCACGAAATGGCAAACCTCATGGTTGGTCGGGAACTGGAAGACATGTTCCCACCCAAAAATGTCCACCAGCAGGCAGAACTGCTCAGCGTGGAACGTCTCAGCGTTCCCGGCTGGATTGATGACCTCACCTTCACCCTGCATGCCGGGGAAGTGCTCGGCTTCGCCGGGCTGGTCGGCGCAGGCCGCACCGAAGCGTTCGAGGGGCTGCTGGGCTTACGGCCACACACCGTGGGGCAGGTGCGCATCAACAACCGGCTCACCCGCCTCGGCAGTCCGAGGCGCGGCGTCAAGGCGGGCCTCGTCTACCTCAGCGAAGACCGCAAAGGCAAAGGCGTGCACGTCGATTTCGACCTGAGGCCCAACCTGACCCTGATGACGCTCAAGAAGTACGCCAAACCGCTGCTGGACGCCAAATCCGAGCACGCGGCCATCCAGCGCGCCGCACAGGAATACAACATCCGCACCGGGCGGCTCGACGTGCCTGCCAGCGCCCTTTCCGGCGGGAACCAGCAGAAACTCGCGCTGGGAAAAATCCTGGAACTCGACCCGAACATCGTCATCCTGGACGAACCCACCCGCGGCGTCGACGTTGGCGCGAAGCGCGAAATCTACCACCTGATCCACCGCCTCGCCGAGCAGGGCAAGGGCGTCATCGTGATCAGCAGTGAAATGCAGGAACTGCTGGGCGTCTGCCACCGCCTGATCGTGCTTCACAACCGCACCATCAGCGGCGAACTTGTCGGCGATCACATGACCGAGCGGGAAGTCATTCAGTACGCCACCGGCCTGAAAAACCAGACGCAAAGGAGCACTGCGCATGTCTACGCCTAATACCCCCACCTCGTCCTTGCCCTCCCGAGCGTCATCCGGAAAGGGCCTCCTCACCCGTATCGGCACGCTCGGACCGCTGCTTGGACTGCTCGCCCTGATGCTGGTCGCCACCGGCCTGAATTCTGACTTCCTCACCGTAAGTAACCTCTCGAACGTCCTGACCCGCGCGGCCTTCATCGGCATCATCGCCGTCGGCATGACCTTCGTCATTATCTCCGGCGGCATCGACCTGTCCGTCGGTTCCCTGGCCGCTTTGATCGCCGGTTCCATGATTCTGACGATGAACGCCATCCTCTCCACCTTCGGAACAGGCTGGATGACCATTTTCCTCGGCATGCTCGCCGCCCTGATCCTCGGCAGCCTCGCTGGGCTCCTGCACGGACTGGCCATCACCAAAGGGCGCATCGAGCCGTTCATCGTCACGCTCGGTACGCTGGGGATCTACCGCGCGTTCCTCACGTACCTCTCGCAGGGCGGTTCCATCTCCCTCGACGCGACCGTGAGCGAACGCTACGGAAACGTGTACTACGGCGCGGTGCTCGGCATCCCGATTCCCATCCTGGTGTTTGCCGCGGTGGCGCTCGTCGGCGGGCTGATCCTCAACCGCACCCGCTACGGCCGGTACGTCCAGGCCATCGGCAGCAACGAGCAGGTCGCCCGGTACTCCGCCGTGAACGTCAGCGCCGTCAAGATCGGCACCTACGTCCTGCTCGGCATCTGCGTGGCCATCGCCACCATCCTGTACGTTCCCCGCCTCGGCAGCGCTTCCCCCTCCACAGGCCTGCTGTGGGAACTGGAGGCCATCGCCGCGGTCATCATCGGCGGCACAGCCCTCAAAGGCGGCACCGGCCGCATCTGGGGGACTGTCGTCGGCGCGATCCTCCTGGTCACGATCAGCAACGTCTTGAACCTCACCAACATCATCAGCGAGTACCTCAACGCTGCCGTGCAAGGCCTCGTGATCATCCTCGTCGCTTTCTTCCAACGTGGAAGTCGCAAGTAGATCCGCGTCCCTCAGGAGGTTGACGTCCCACCGCCACGCTCCGTCCGCTGCACCCATCCCGCCGCCCATCACCTTTCCAACCGGAGGAACCGCATGAATACCATTGCCCGCTTTGCCATCCTGACCGCCCTGATCGCCAGCAGCTCCAGCCTCGCTCAGAACAACAAGGTCATCGTTGGGGTCTCTATTCCCGCTGCCGATCACGGCTGGACCGCCGGTGTGGTGTACCACGCCAACGAAGCGAAAAAAGCGCTCGAGCAGCAATACCCCGGTGTGCAAATCATCGTGAAGACCGCCAAAGACGCCAACGAACAGGCCAACCAGATTCAGGACCTCCTGACCGTCAACAAAATCAACACGCTGGTGATTCTTCCCCAGGAGAGCGCTCCCCTAACGCGTCCCGTCGCAGCCCTGAAAGCCAAAGGCGTCTTCGTGACGGTGGTGGACCGCGGACTCACCGATCCGAAAGCGCAGGACGCCTACGTCGCTGGGGACAACCCCGGTTTCGGCCGCATTTCAGCTGCGTACCTGAACAGCCGTCTGGGCACCAAAGGTGGAAACGTGGTGGTGCTCCGCGGCATTCCCACGGTGATCGACAACCAACGCAACGACGCCTTCAGGGAGGTAATCGGCAAGAACCCCAACATCAAAATCCTGGATGCCAAGTACGCCAACTGGAATGCCGACGACGCCTTCAAAGTCATGCAGGACTACCTGACGCGCTTCCCGAAAATCGACGCCGTCTGGGCATCGGATGACGACATGGCCATGGGCGCCCTCAAGGCCATCCAGCAGGCCCGGCGCACCGACATCAAGATCCTGCTCGGCGGCGCGGGGAAGAAAGAAGTGATCAAGGGCATTCTCGACGGCAACACCCTCATGCCCGCCAACGTCACCTACCCCTCCAGCATGATTGCCGACGCTATGAAGCTCACCATCGCCAGCCGGGTGACCGGTAAGGCCATGAAGCCCAGCACCATCATTCCATCCGTTCTGGTCGTAAAGAACAACGCCAGCAAGTTCTACTTCCCCAACTCGCCCTTCTGAGCCTCACCCCGCAGGAGGCCCGTGTTGATGCGGGCCTCCTGCACTTCTCTACCGCAACGACCTGAACGCCGCCGCACCCGGCCTTGCCACAGCGCGCCCTCTATTCAGAGCAGCTGATGATCTCGGAGGAAATATGACTGCACCCGTCACTTTGTTTACTGGACAGTGGGCGGACCTGCCGCTCGCGCAACTCGCGCCCCTGGCCAGGGAAATGGGCTACGACGGCCTGGAACTGGCGTGCTGGGGCGATCACTTCAATGTTCGCGACGCGCTGCGCGACCCTGGCTACATCCAGCGCATCAAAGACCTGCTGGCCTCCCACGGGCTGCGCTGCTACGCCATCAGCAACCACCTGGTCGGTCAGGCGGTGTGCGACCCCATCGATGAACGCCACAAAGCCATCCTCCCCGAGCACGTCTGGGGTGACGGTGACCCCGAAGGGGTACGCCAGCGCGCCGCCCAAGAGATCATGGACACCGCCCGCGCCGCACAGAAGCTCGGGGTCAGCGTGGTCAACGGCTTCACCGGTTCCTCCATCTGGCACTCCATCTACGCCTTCCCCCCGACCAGTCAGGCCTTCTGGGACGCAGGTTTCAAGGACTTCAGCCGCCGGTGGCTGTCCATCCTGGAGGTCTTCGACCAATGCGGCGTGAACTTCGCGCTGGAAGTCCATCCCACCGAGATCGCGTTTGACATTGCCAGCAGCACGCGTGCGCTGGAAGCGCTGGGACACCACCCACGCTTCGGCTTTAATTACGACGCGTCCCACCTGGCCTACCAGCATGTGGACTACATCGAGTTTATCCGTCAGTTCGCAGACCGCATCTTCCACGTGCACCTCAAAGACGTCTGGTGGGGTCACGGCAACGGGCACGTCGGCGTGTTTGGCGGCCATACCAGCTTCGGCGACTCCAGGCGGTACTGGGATTTCCGTTCCCTCGGACGTGGAGACCTCAAGTTCGAGGACATCATCGTGGCGTTGAAAGACGTCCGTTACGCGGGTCCCCTCAGTGTGGAGTGGGAAGACAGCCGCATGGACCGGGTTCACGGTGGAACCGAAAGCGCCGCTTTCGTGCGCAAGCTCAATTTCCCCACCTCTCAAGTCGCCTTCGACCGGGCCTTTGACCGCACGGTTCAGAACGGGGAAGCGGAGGCTCCCCCCGTCCTGCCGAGGGAAGAGGTGTGAGCACGAGGAGCATCCAGCAGGACTTCACGGTGCGGCACCAGTACCCTGTGCACTTCACGCGCGGCGTGTTCGACCTGGAAAACCCGCTGCTGTCGCTGGAACTGCGGGGCCCTGAACAACCTGGCAAAGTGCTGTTCGTCCTCGACGAGGGCGTGGAGCGCGCTTTCCCAAGCGTTGTTCAGGACATCGAGAGGTACTTCGGGGCGCATGGTATTCCCGTGGTGCAGCTGTTGATCCTGCCGGGGGGGGAGCAGGTCAAAAACGATCCTTCGTTTCTGGTGAACCTCTACGAAGCCCTGGACGTCCATCACATCGACCGGCACGACCATGTGGTCGTGCTTGGCGGCGGCGCACTCACCGATCTGGTGGGCTTCGCCGCCTCCACCAGCCACCGGGGAATTCGGCTGATTCGTCTGCCCAGCACGGTGCTCGGCCAGAACGACGCTGCGGTAGGCGTGAAAACCAGCGTGAACCTCTTCGGTAAGAAAAACTGGCTGGGAACGTTCACGCCGCCCAAAGCGGTCATCAACGACCTGCTTTTCCTGGAAGGGCTCTCCCAGCGGGACTGGCTGTGCGGCCTTGCGGAAGCCGTCAAGGTGGCCCTGATTAAAGACCGGGCGTTTTTCGAATGGCTGGAACGGCACGCTGCGCAGCTCAACCAGCGTGACCTGGACGCCATGGAGTACGCCGTGTTCCGCTGCGCTGAGCTTCACCTCGAGCACATCGGGCGATCCGGAGATCCGTTCGAGCGCGGCTCCAGCCGTCCACTGGATTACGGCCACTGGGCCGCACACAAACTGGAGAGCATCAGCGCTCACCGCATTCGCCATGGGGAAGCCGTCGCGTTCGGAGTGGCCCTCGACGCCATGTACGCCCACCTGACGGGCATGCTGTCAGCCAGGCAGTTGGAGCGCATTCTGCATCTGTTCCGGGCGTTGCGTCTGCCGTACCTGTACCGCGAGTGCGCCGCACGGGACGCCCAGGGCG from the Deinococcus hopiensis KR-140 genome contains:
- a CDS encoding ABC transporter permease, with the protein product MSTPNTPTSSLPSRASSGKGLLTRIGTLGPLLGLLALMLVATGLNSDFLTVSNLSNVLTRAAFIGIIAVGMTFVIISGGIDLSVGSLAALIAGSMILTMNAILSTFGTGWMTIFLGMLAALILGSLAGLLHGLAITKGRIEPFIVTLGTLGIYRAFLTYLSQGGSISLDATVSERYGNVYYGAVLGIPIPILVFAAVALVGGLILNRTRYGRYVQAIGSNEQVARYSAVNVSAVKIGTYVLLGICVAIATILYVPRLGSASPSTGLLWELEAIAAVIIGGTALKGGTGRIWGTVVGAILLVTISNVLNLTNIISEYLNAAVQGLVIILVAFFQRGSRK
- a CDS encoding 3-dehydroquinate synthase is translated as MSTRSIQQDFTVRHQYPVHFTRGVFDLENPLLSLELRGPEQPGKVLFVLDEGVERAFPSVVQDIERYFGAHGIPVVQLLILPGGEQVKNDPSFLVNLYEALDVHHIDRHDHVVVLGGGALTDLVGFAASTSHRGIRLIRLPSTVLGQNDAAVGVKTSVNLFGKKNWLGTFTPPKAVINDLLFLEGLSQRDWLCGLAEAVKVALIKDRAFFEWLERHAAQLNQRDLDAMEYAVFRCAELHLEHIGRSGDPFERGSSRPLDYGHWAAHKLESISAHRIRHGEAVAFGVALDAMYAHLTGMLSARQLERILHLFRALRLPYLYRECAARDAQGGWALLEGLQEFREHLGGRLTISLIPTIGEQVDVHHVDAAILEQAYTNLVETEVLYAHP
- a CDS encoding sugar ABC transporter ATP-binding protein; this encodes MPEPHPSHDITFERIGKTFGTVTVLQDVSFTIPAGTVHALLGENGAGKSTLMKILSGYHTPTTGEIRLGNQPVHFQSSRDAEHVGIVLIHQEFNLAEDLTVAQNIYLGREPGGRLIDDNSMVRGAQEALNRLGVALDPRTRVRDLTVPQKQLVEIAKALSRNARVLIMDEPTATLTTRETEILFNLIRNLRDEGVTILYISHKLDEVKALADHVTVLRDGRYILSQDASTLTPHEMANLMVGRELEDMFPPKNVHQQAELLSVERLSVPGWIDDLTFTLHAGEVLGFAGLVGAGRTEAFEGLLGLRPHTVGQVRINNRLTRLGSPRRGVKAGLVYLSEDRKGKGVHVDFDLRPNLTLMTLKKYAKPLLDAKSEHAAIQRAAQEYNIRTGRLDVPASALSGGNQQKLALGKILELDPNIVILDEPTRGVDVGAKREIYHLIHRLAEQGKGVIVISSEMQELLGVCHRLIVLHNRTISGELVGDHMTEREVIQYATGLKNQTQRSTAHVYA
- a CDS encoding substrate-binding domain-containing protein, which gives rise to MNTIARFAILTALIASSSSLAQNNKVIVGVSIPAADHGWTAGVVYHANEAKKALEQQYPGVQIIVKTAKDANEQANQIQDLLTVNKINTLVILPQESAPLTRPVAALKAKGVFVTVVDRGLTDPKAQDAYVAGDNPGFGRISAAYLNSRLGTKGGNVVVLRGIPTVIDNQRNDAFREVIGKNPNIKILDAKYANWNADDAFKVMQDYLTRFPKIDAVWASDDDMAMGALKAIQQARRTDIKILLGGAGKKEVIKGILDGNTLMPANVTYPSSMIADAMKLTIASRVTGKAMKPSTIIPSVLVVKNNASKFYFPNSPF
- a CDS encoding sugar phosphate isomerase/epimerase family protein, which translates into the protein MTAPVTLFTGQWADLPLAQLAPLAREMGYDGLELACWGDHFNVRDALRDPGYIQRIKDLLASHGLRCYAISNHLVGQAVCDPIDERHKAILPEHVWGDGDPEGVRQRAAQEIMDTARAAQKLGVSVVNGFTGSSIWHSIYAFPPTSQAFWDAGFKDFSRRWLSILEVFDQCGVNFALEVHPTEIAFDIASSTRALEALGHHPRFGFNYDASHLAYQHVDYIEFIRQFADRIFHVHLKDVWWGHGNGHVGVFGGHTSFGDSRRYWDFRSLGRGDLKFEDIIVALKDVRYAGPLSVEWEDSRMDRVHGGTESAAFVRKLNFPTSQVAFDRAFDRTVQNGEAEAPPVLPREEV